In the Marinobacter sp. Arc7-DN-1 genome, AAGGTTGTCAGGGCGATTATATTGGCGGCCAGCCGGTCGTTTCCACCCAGAGCTTTTACCATCACAAAGCTGGCCGCGGCGGTGGGGCTGGCAAAGAACAGGAACATCAGTCCCAGTTCAGGACCGCGGAAGCCTGCCAGCCAGGCCGCGGCCGTACTCAGCGTGGGTAGCACGACCATCTTCATCAGGCTGGAGCTGAACGCCGTTTTACTGTCGTTCCGGATAGCACTGAGAGAGACTGTGGCCCCGATGCAGAGCAGCGCCAGCGGAAGGGTCAGGGATGCAAAATAGTCACCGCTGATCATTACCCAGCCCGGTAGCGTGATTTCCAGCGCGGCAAAGGGAATGGCGACAAACACGGCGATAATGAGCGGGTTACGAACAATATCGTGAAAGATCTTCCGCCAGTCTGTGGCCTGCCCGGGCTGATAGGCCACCAATACGATCACGGACAGGATGTTGTAGGAGATAATCACCAGCCCCAGCAGGATACCGCCGGCAGATAAGCCAAAATCGCCATACAGGTTGGCGGCGAGCGCGAGACCCACGATGCCGCAGTTGCCACGGAAGGCACCCTGCACATAAACCCCCCGATCTTCCCGGACAACGCGCCAGCGGGCCCAGAGCCAGGCTATTGCGAAACTTGCCAGGGTCGCGCCCAGGTAGAACACCAGAAGGCCGGGATTGAAGGCCGTATCCAGGTCCGCGCGGATGATGCTCAGAAACACGAGGGTCGGTAGCGTCGCCTTGAAGACCAGGGCCGAGGCCGTGTTAACAAATGCGCCGTCAATCCAGCCGATGCGTCGCAGCCCAAGCCCAATAAAGACCATTATGAAAACCGGTAATGTGGTTTCCATGGTTTGCAGGAACAGGTCGATCAGGGTCATTACGGCTGGCCATTTCCGGGTTGTGTTGAGGATGAGGATTATAAGCGCTGCACTACCTAGCCTGCTACCGGAATGCCACCAAGGTTCCATTCAGGAGTGGTTCCGAATTTAACAAATAGTTGACAAGATGACATAGTTTGGTGGCGTGAAAGCTGTATACTTCAGGCAACTCATCGCCGGATTTGCAGGGAAATTGTGCTCCACGGACAGGTTTCCGGCTAACTGTCATTTTGTTTCGCTGGAGCCGTCGCTTATCTTGAACCCTGACCACCTTCTTCAGGCCAGCCAGGCCTCTCAATCGTCTGCTGCCCCTCCTGTGCGAAATACGTCTCTCCTCAGCATTCAACCCTGTGGCTGCCTGTTGGTTCTGGATAAGGACCTTTCCCTGATTGTTCAATGCAGTGCGAACGCACAGCAGTATTTGCGTGTGGCTGCTGATGAGTTGCTGGATCAGAAGCCTGAACAGGTGCTCGGTAAACGGATTACGGGGAAGGCGCGAAACGAATTGCGCACGGGCAGCCGGCTCAGTGGTCCGCTTTCAATCCAGAGAGATATTGACGGTCGCAAGACCCGGCTGCAGGTCAATGCCTTCCGGTCCGGTGATGCGGTCATCGTCGAGATCGAGCCCATTACACCGCTTGGCAACCGGCGCCTGATGGGAACGGTGAACCAGTGGCTGACCAGACTGGCCCGGGCCGAAACGCCGGGCGCTCTGATGGACATCCTGGTGGCCGGTGTGCGGGATATAACCCGTTTTGAGCGTGTCCTGGTGTTCCATTTCGATGACGAAGGCCATGGTGTCTGTCTTGCGGAGGATTTGGCCGAAGGTCTGTCCCCGGTTGTGGGGCAGCGCTTTGCCGCGAGTGACTATCCGGCGGAACAGCGGGAAAAGTTTGCGGCAAGGGAGGTTCGAAGCATTCCGGATTTGGGTGCGGATGCCGTTCCGGTTGTTTCCTCAGCAGCACTTTCAGAACACAGGATCCGGGACATTGATGCCAGTGGTACGGTGCTGCGGGCCCCGTCCCGACGTCAGCGAAACTTTCTGGATGACTTCAATGCCAGGTCCCTTTTGTCTCTCGCCATCGTAGGTCAGGCAGGCCTCTGGGGAATGGTGACCTGCATTTCCGCGACGCCAATGCCGCTGGCACCCACACTCAGGGATGCCGCCCGAACTCTGGTTACCATGGCGACTCAACGACTGTTCCTGCTCAAGGCGCGAATGGAATCCAGCTTTCTTTTGCAGGTGCAGGAGTCCAGGGACTTTCTGGTGGAGGATGTCAAAGCCGGGCTGTCGCCCACGGCAATGCTCGAAAAGTACGGCAACGAATGGCTCGTGTTTTTTCGCGCGGCCGGCCTGGCGTTCAGGACTAAAGGCGAGATATCCGGGTTCGGCGTGACTCCACCCCTGAAAACCATCGCAGAGTTTGCAAGAAGGCTCGAACAAAGCCACGGCCAGGGAGCCTGGGTGAGCAGCCGCCTCAGGAATGAACCGTTGGCAGCGGGCCTTGAGCTGAATGGTTGCTGTGGGATGCTCGCAGCACCCTTGCCGGGGGAAGATTCTGAAGGTTGGTTGATGTTTTTCCGCCCGGAGCATGACAGGACGTTTTACTGGGCTGGAAAACCGGATTCCGATGCTTTGGTCAGCGCCCCCGCCAGCGGGCAGGACCTGCACCGCACCTTCAGCGCCTGGCAGGAGGAGGTCCGGGGCACCAGCGATCCGTGGAAACCGATTGAGCGTCAGGCCGCGGTGGATCTTGGTGAGGATGTGGCCCTGCTGGCATCGGCCAGCGAAATTACCCGGCTGAACGAAATGCTCCGGGAGGAGCAGCAGGCGCTTGCCAGGGCAAATGAAAAACTCCGTGAAGCGGTCAGTCATGATTCCCTGACCGGTATCTGGAATCGGTACCGGACCGAACAGGAGCTGGACAAGGAACTGGCGAAAGCCCGCCGGCACAAACTTCCGTTTTGTGTCCTGTTGTTGGACGTTGATCACTTCAAACGAGTGAATGACACCTGGGGTCATGAGGCAGGAGACGAGTTGCTGGGGCACATTGCCTGCGAGGTAAACGGCGTGCTGAGGCAGGAAGACCATATTGGTCGGTGGGGCGGTGAGGAATTTGTGGTTGTGGCCACCGGCGCAGCCAGGGAAGACGGAGTGATTCTGGCGGAGCGTATCCGTAAGGCAGTTGCCGGTGTGCGCATAAGCAGGATGCCGGAAGGCGTAACCGCCAGCATCGGAGTCGCTACCTGGCGTCCCGAGGACAAGCGTAAGGAGCTGGTGGCCCGTGCCGACAGAGCCATGTATGCGGCAAAAACAGGCGGGCGCAACCGGATAGAGACAGATCAGGGCCTCTGAGGAGGCCCTGATGTTGCTTTAACCCTTCAACCCTTCAACTGATCACCGACCGGCAGGCGCCTTCCAACTGGGAGCGAATGTGCTCCGGGTTGGCCTGTTTGCCGCAGTCAAAGGCAATGTCTGCCCGGTGGATGGTGAGCTCACCCTGATCATCTACTTCCACCTCGAACACGATGGCCGTGTAGGAGACAAAGCTGTGATGAAAGGCCAGACCAAGCCCCCGACCGTCACCCAGGGATTTGCTCCAGCCCGCTTCGCCAGTAGCCCGCTCAATCACATTCCGCATCCTGCCGATATCGATCGGATAGAGGTCCGGGTCTTCACCGTAGTTCCAGCCATCGCCCACCGTCAGGTTATGGATCTCGCGGTCGGGGCCGAGCAAATCCAGCACGTAATCCCGGTGATCCCGGCCAGCGGCCACCGACAGCTCATGGGCAAAGCTCTGGATCGCCCAGGCATGAGGAAGGTTGTACACCGAGCGGAACCAGTGGCGCATGCTACGGGAACCGTCGGTATTCTGGTTGCCATATTTGCTGTGGTCACGTTCAGCCTGCCGGACCTTAACCCGGTCCCAGTCAGCGCCAAGCTCGTCGGCACCCACCATGACCAGGCTGGTTCGGATGCCCTGGCCCATCTCGGATCGATTATTCATGATGGTAACGGTGCCATCGGCATCAATGTGAATGAACACGTTGGGGTTATCCACCCAGCCTCCGGGCATGGCGCCAGCGCCGAATTGCGCTTTTTCGCTGGCCATGGGCATATCCCAGCGGGCAGCCAGAACCAGGGCAGAGCCGCCGGCCAATGTATCGTTTCGTTCACTGTAGCTATACGAGATAAGAAGGCAAACAGTGCAGCCTGAGTGAAAGGTAATGAAAACCCTTGCGTTCATGCATCAGGGCTAGGCTATAGTAGGCGCCGGAACCACGAGAACAAGAGGATAAGGATGGACGCCATTAATCCCACGCCCGAGCAGCTGCAGAAGGTACTGGCAGATACCCCCAAGGATCAGCCAGTGGTTATGTTGAACCTGCTGCGTTTTCGTGAGCGGGCCAGTTACAAGGAAGAGGCGCCGGAGCGGTCTGGCCGGGAGGCCTATAAGCTGTATATGGAGGAGGCCGCCGCCTGTGTGGAATCCGTGGGTGCCGAGGTTATCTGGTCTGGCCGGAGCCTCGGCCCGCTGATCGCGCCACCGGATGAGTCCTGGGACCAGATTCTTCTGGTTCGCTACCCCTCCATAGATGCCTTTATGGCCATGATCGAAAGCGCTGAGTACAAGGGTGTTGTCAGGCACCGTACCGCGGCACTGAAGGATTCCCGGCTGGTGGCGAGCGTTGAGGACGGAATCTTGCGCAGCAAATGCCACGCCCGGCGGCAGGCAGCCGAGCAGTGAAGGTGATTTTCTGACGCAACGATTGCAATAAAA is a window encoding:
- a CDS encoding AEC family transporter, which codes for MTLIDLFLQTMETTLPVFIMVFIGLGLRRIGWIDGAFVNTASALVFKATLPTLVFLSIIRADLDTAFNPGLLVFYLGATLASFAIAWLWARWRVVREDRGVYVQGAFRGNCGIVGLALAANLYGDFGLSAGGILLGLVIISYNILSVIVLVAYQPGQATDWRKIFHDIVRNPLIIAVFVAIPFAALEITLPGWVMISGDYFASLTLPLALLCIGATVSLSAIRNDSKTAFSSSLMKMVVLPTLSTAAAWLAGFRGPELGLMFLFFASPTAAASFVMVKALGGNDRLAANIIALTTLMASITVTLGVFVLRSAGLISVPSG
- a CDS encoding sensor domain-containing diguanylate cyclase, which codes for MRNTSLLSIQPCGCLLVLDKDLSLIVQCSANAQQYLRVAADELLDQKPEQVLGKRITGKARNELRTGSRLSGPLSIQRDIDGRKTRLQVNAFRSGDAVIVEIEPITPLGNRRLMGTVNQWLTRLARAETPGALMDILVAGVRDITRFERVLVFHFDDEGHGVCLAEDLAEGLSPVVGQRFAASDYPAEQREKFAAREVRSIPDLGADAVPVVSSAALSEHRIRDIDASGTVLRAPSRRQRNFLDDFNARSLLSLAIVGQAGLWGMVTCISATPMPLAPTLRDAARTLVTMATQRLFLLKARMESSFLLQVQESRDFLVEDVKAGLSPTAMLEKYGNEWLVFFRAAGLAFRTKGEISGFGVTPPLKTIAEFARRLEQSHGQGAWVSSRLRNEPLAAGLELNGCCGMLAAPLPGEDSEGWLMFFRPEHDRTFYWAGKPDSDALVSAPASGQDLHRTFSAWQEEVRGTSDPWKPIERQAAVDLGEDVALLASASEITRLNEMLREEQQALARANEKLREAVSHDSLTGIWNRYRTEQELDKELAKARRHKLPFCVLLLDVDHFKRVNDTWGHEAGDELLGHIACEVNGVLRQEDHIGRWGGEEFVVVATGAAREDGVILAERIRKAVAGVRISRMPEGVTASIGVATWRPEDKRKELVARADRAMYAAKTGGRNRIETDQGL
- a CDS encoding DUF1330 domain-containing protein, whose amino-acid sequence is MDAINPTPEQLQKVLADTPKDQPVVMLNLLRFRERASYKEEAPERSGREAYKLYMEEAAACVESVGAEVIWSGRSLGPLIAPPDESWDQILLVRYPSIDAFMAMIESAEYKGVVRHRTAALKDSRLVASVEDGILRSKCHARRQAAEQ